A genome region from Anastrepha obliqua isolate idAnaObli1 chromosome 4, idAnaObli1_1.0, whole genome shotgun sequence includes the following:
- the LOC129246016 gene encoding facilitated trehalose transporter Tret1-like gives MNPELSKIQSSNLALSPLIAKALKKKPAKPLGERTKAVRRQELMVLLGNACVVSSGMSVALPSVSWPQLTSKDDIYQLGTEEISWFASINNMSCPIGGLIVGYLMDRFGRKNTMLLTNLVGLLGWTLLVTAPFQSSRDLIFIQLLLGRFMTGLMMGAALSPVGSYSAEISLPRIRGRLILGSSIAIATGILLMYVLGYFIQNHFQLICLISAIYQFIAFCCVLPIPESPSWLLQQGYSEKARKSLKYFRGLSSADNTTYDEFEKELALIKKTSDQSRTDAENESLLQAIRAREVYKPLIIMICFFFFQQFSGIVIVIVFASQIAASAGVSADPMLVAIFVGIARIITTFFMSTIFERWGRRPAGVLSAAGMTIAMFLLAANGWWPILGETFALLPVICIVLHIIFSTLGLLTLPFLMISEVFPQRIRGSANGFTLFIGLTFSFGVVKLYPTVESLIGTPNSFFGFGLISLLALVFIVFAVPETKGRTLLEIENYFRTGRRVTNAQVARRESQIAMEVAAGVYSSQYELDEVIMRLSKVHEDCETEIE, from the exons ATGAATCCAGAATTATCGAAGATACAAAGCAGCAATCTTGCGCTCTCACCACTCATCGCCAAAGCACTCAAAAAAAAGCCAGCAAAACCGTTGGGAGAACGCACAAAGGCGGTGCGACGACAG GAATTAATGGTGTTGCTGGGAAATGCCTGTGTGGTGTCATCAGGCATGTCGGTGGCGCTGCCTTCGGTTTCATGGCCACAACTAACAAGTaaagatgatatttatcagctCGGTACGGAGGAAATCAGTTGGtttg CATCCATCAACAATATGTCCTGTCCCATTGGTGGTTTGATAGTCGGTTATCTCATGGATCGCTTTGGACGCAAAAACACAATGCTTTTAACCAATCTTGTTGGTTTATTAGGTTGGACATTGCTGGTCACGGCACCCTTTCAAAGCTCCAGGGATTTAATTTTCATACAACTGTTGCTTGGTCGTTTCATGACAg gaCTTATGATGGGCGCAGCTCTGTCGCCCGTGGGCTCATACTCGGCAGAAATCAGTTTACCACGTATACGTGGACGACTGATTTTGGGTTCATCAATTGCCATAGCTACCGGCATATTGCTGATGTATGTATTGGGATACTTCATACAG AACCATTTTCAATTAATCTGCCTCATCTCAGCTATTTATCAATTTATTGCATTCTGCTGTGTTTTACCAATACCAGAGTCTCCCAGCTGGTTGCTACAACAGGGCTACTCGGAAAAGGCACGGAAATCACTCAAATATTTTCGTGGCCTTTCTTCCGCAGACAACACCACTTATGACGAGTTTGAAAAGGAGCTGGCGctcatcaaaaaaacatctgACCAAAGCCGCACTGACGCTGAAAATGAATCACTCTTGCAAGCCATACGCGCCCGTGAAGTATACAAGCCGCTCATTATTATgatttgcttcttcttctttcagcaATTCTCTGGCATTGTTATTGTGATAGTATTTGCTTCACAAATCGCCGCAAGCGCAGGCGTATCTGCCGATCCTATGCTCGTAGCTATATTTGTCGGCATTGCACGCATCATCACCACATTCTTCATGAGCACCATTTTCGAGCGATGGGGTCGACGACCAGCGGGTGTGCTCTCGGCAGCTGGTATGACTATCGCCATGTTCTTATTAGCGGCCAACGGTTGGTGGCCTATACTCGGCGAGACCTTTGCACTACTGCCAGTGATTTGCATTGTTCTACATATCATCTTCTCAACACTGGGTCTACTGACACTGCCTTTCCTGATGATCTCCGAGGTATTTCCGCAACGTATACGAGGCAGTGCTAATGGCTTTACGCTGTTCATTGGACTTACCTTCTCATTCGGCGTGGTGAAATTGTACCCCACCGTAGAGTCGCTGATCGGTACACCCAATAGCTTCTTCGGATTCGGGCTTATTTCACTATTGGCTTTGGTGTTCATTGTTTTCGCTGTGCCCGAGACGAAAGGTCGCACATTGCTGGAGATTGAGAACTACTTCCGTACAGGACGTCGCGTAACAAATGCACAAGTGGCGCGTCGTGAGTCGCAGATTGCGATGGAAGTAGCAGCGGGTGTTTATAGTTCACAGTATGAACTGGATGAAGTAATCATGCGTTTAAGTAAAGTGCATGAAGATTGTGAAACAGAGATTGAGTGA